A genomic stretch from Telopea speciosissima isolate NSW1024214 ecotype Mountain lineage chromosome 7, Tspe_v1, whole genome shotgun sequence includes:
- the LOC122668127 gene encoding probable protein phosphatase 2C 35 isoform X3, translating into MGCVHGKCCGRNPSSSNRDIRDFRDSGPCSSNGVHVLGNYRHILTERSLELAPVPSHNFQLEYSSLTQRGYYPDQPDKENQDSFCIKTQVQGNPNLHFFGVYDGHGHFGTKCSHFVKNRLIEILSEDSALSEDPVKAYNSAILATNSELHNCEIDDSMSGTTAITVFVRGDTLFVANVGDSRAVIAVKSGNRVVAEDLSHDQTPFRKDECERVKLCGARVLNISQLEGDTDPEIQNWGDDDSSCFDPPRLWMPNGLYPGTAFTRSVGDSTAEKIGVIAAPEVSVVQLTPNHLFFVIASDGVFEFLSSQTVVNMVLRFTDPRDACAAIAGESYRLWLEHENRTDDITIIIVHIKGLSNII; encoded by the exons ATGGGTTGTGTCCACGGGAAGTGCTGTGGCCGCAATCCATCTTCATCCAATCGCGATATCCGAGATTTTCGTGACTCAGGTCCGTGCAGTAGCAACGGCGTCCATGTTCTCGGGAATTATCGACACATACTCACCGAGAGATCATTGGAGCTTGCTCCTGTGCCTTCCCACAACTTCCAATTAGAGTATTCATCCCTCACGCAACGAGGCTACTACCCGGACCAACCTGACAAAGAAAACCAAGATAGTTTCTGCATCAAAACCCAAGTCCAAGGTAACCCAAATCTCCATTTCTTTGGTGTCTACGATGGGCACGGCCACTTTGGCACCAAATGTTCTCACTTTGTTAAAAATAGGCTGATAGAGATCCTCTCTGAGGATTCAGCATTGTCAGAAGATCCTGTTAAGGCATATAATTCTGCAATCCTAGCTACAAATTCCGAACTTCACAATTGTGAAATAGACGATTCAATGAGTGGTACCACTGCAATTACCGTTTTTGTCCGTGGGGACACCCTTTTTGTTGCAAATGTGGGTGACTCAAGGGCCGTAATTGCTGTTAAGAGTGGAAATCGTGTTGTCGCTGAGGACCTCTCTCACGACCAGACACCATTTAGGAAAGATGAATGTGAGAGAGTGAAGCTTTGTGGggctagggttttgaatatATCTCAGCTGGAAGGTGACACTGATCCTGAAATTCAGAACTGGGGGGATGATGATAGTAGTTGTTTTGATCCCCCAAGGCTTTGGATGCCGAATGGGTTGTACCCTGGAACCGCATTTACAAGGAGCGTCGGTGATAGTACAGCCGAGAAGATTGGTGTGATTGCTGCTCCTGAGGTCTCAGTTGTTCAACTCACACCTAATCATTTGTTCTTTGTAATTGCTAGTGATGGAGTTTTTGAGTTCCTCTCTAGCCAAACCGTTGTCAATATG GTGTTGAGGTTCACAGATCCTCGAGATGCATGTGCTGCCATTGCTGGAGAATCTTACCGGCTATGGTTAGAACATGAAAACAGAACTGACGacatcacaatcatcatagtaCATATCAAGGGTTTATCAAAT ATAATTTGA
- the LOC122668127 gene encoding probable protein phosphatase 2C 35 isoform X1 — protein sequence MGCVHGKCCGRNPSSSNRDIRDFRDSGPCSSNGVHVLGNYRHILTERSLELAPVPSHNFQLEYSSLTQRGYYPDQPDKENQDSFCIKTQVQGNPNLHFFGVYDGHGHFGTKCSHFVKNRLIEILSEDSALSEDPVKAYNSAILATNSELHNCEIDDSMSGTTAITVFVRGDTLFVANVGDSRAVIAVKSGNRVVAEDLSHDQTPFRKDECERVKLCGARVLNISQLEGDTDPEIQNWGDDDSSCFDPPRLWMPNGLYPGTAFTRSVGDSTAEKIGVIAAPEVSVVQLTPNHLFFVIASDGVFEFLSSQTVVNMVLRFTDPRDACAAIAGESYRLWLEHENRTDDITIIIVHIKGLSNSGAGSTDQTRGVILQTTPLTTGKGSANLSGGSGMYRSVRSNFSDYHSCQLNFQTERSHAFVVSSSTHSSVLS from the exons ATGGGTTGTGTCCACGGGAAGTGCTGTGGCCGCAATCCATCTTCATCCAATCGCGATATCCGAGATTTTCGTGACTCAGGTCCGTGCAGTAGCAACGGCGTCCATGTTCTCGGGAATTATCGACACATACTCACCGAGAGATCATTGGAGCTTGCTCCTGTGCCTTCCCACAACTTCCAATTAGAGTATTCATCCCTCACGCAACGAGGCTACTACCCGGACCAACCTGACAAAGAAAACCAAGATAGTTTCTGCATCAAAACCCAAGTCCAAGGTAACCCAAATCTCCATTTCTTTGGTGTCTACGATGGGCACGGCCACTTTGGCACCAAATGTTCTCACTTTGTTAAAAATAGGCTGATAGAGATCCTCTCTGAGGATTCAGCATTGTCAGAAGATCCTGTTAAGGCATATAATTCTGCAATCCTAGCTACAAATTCCGAACTTCACAATTGTGAAATAGACGATTCAATGAGTGGTACCACTGCAATTACCGTTTTTGTCCGTGGGGACACCCTTTTTGTTGCAAATGTGGGTGACTCAAGGGCCGTAATTGCTGTTAAGAGTGGAAATCGTGTTGTCGCTGAGGACCTCTCTCACGACCAGACACCATTTAGGAAAGATGAATGTGAGAGAGTGAAGCTTTGTGGggctagggttttgaatatATCTCAGCTGGAAGGTGACACTGATCCTGAAATTCAGAACTGGGGGGATGATGATAGTAGTTGTTTTGATCCCCCAAGGCTTTGGATGCCGAATGGGTTGTACCCTGGAACCGCATTTACAAGGAGCGTCGGTGATAGTACAGCCGAGAAGATTGGTGTGATTGCTGCTCCTGAGGTCTCAGTTGTTCAACTCACACCTAATCATTTGTTCTTTGTAATTGCTAGTGATGGAGTTTTTGAGTTCCTCTCTAGCCAAACCGTTGTCAATATG GTGTTGAGGTTCACAGATCCTCGAGATGCATGTGCTGCCATTGCTGGAGAATCTTACCGGCTATGGTTAGAACATGAAAACAGAACTGACGacatcacaatcatcatagtaCATATCAAGGGTTTATCAAAT TCAGGTGCTGGCAGTACTGATCAAACTCGTGGGGTTATTCTGCAGACAACTCCATTGACAACAGGAAAAGGATCTGCGAATCTGTCCGGGGGATCCGGAATGTACCGATCAGTGAGAAGCAATTTCTCAGATTATCACTCGTGTCAGCTCAACTTCCAAACAGAGCGGAGTCATGCGTTTGTTGTTTCATCTTCAACACATTCCAG TGTCTTAAGCTAG
- the LOC122668127 gene encoding probable protein phosphatase 2C 35 isoform X2, with translation MGCVHGKCCGRNPSSSNRDIRDFRDSGPCSSNGVHVLGNYRHILTERSLELAPVPSHNFQLEYSSLTQRGYYPDQPDKENQDSFCIKTQVQGNPNLHFFGVYDGHGHFGTKCSHFVKNRLIEILSEDSALSEDPVKAYNSAILATNSELHNCEIDDSMSGTTAITVFVRGDTLFVANVGDSRAVIAVKSGNRVVAEDLSHDQTPFRKDECERVKLCGARVLNISQLEGDTDPEIQNWGDDDSSCFDPPRLWMPNGLYPGTAFTRSVGDSTAEKIGVIAAPEVSVVQLTPNHLFFVIASDGVFEFLSSQTVVNMVLRFTDPRDACAAIAGESYRLWLEHENRTDDITIIIVHIKGLSNTTGKGSANLSGGSGMYRSVRSNFSDYHSCQLNFQTERSHAFVVSSSTHSSVLS, from the exons ATGGGTTGTGTCCACGGGAAGTGCTGTGGCCGCAATCCATCTTCATCCAATCGCGATATCCGAGATTTTCGTGACTCAGGTCCGTGCAGTAGCAACGGCGTCCATGTTCTCGGGAATTATCGACACATACTCACCGAGAGATCATTGGAGCTTGCTCCTGTGCCTTCCCACAACTTCCAATTAGAGTATTCATCCCTCACGCAACGAGGCTACTACCCGGACCAACCTGACAAAGAAAACCAAGATAGTTTCTGCATCAAAACCCAAGTCCAAGGTAACCCAAATCTCCATTTCTTTGGTGTCTACGATGGGCACGGCCACTTTGGCACCAAATGTTCTCACTTTGTTAAAAATAGGCTGATAGAGATCCTCTCTGAGGATTCAGCATTGTCAGAAGATCCTGTTAAGGCATATAATTCTGCAATCCTAGCTACAAATTCCGAACTTCACAATTGTGAAATAGACGATTCAATGAGTGGTACCACTGCAATTACCGTTTTTGTCCGTGGGGACACCCTTTTTGTTGCAAATGTGGGTGACTCAAGGGCCGTAATTGCTGTTAAGAGTGGAAATCGTGTTGTCGCTGAGGACCTCTCTCACGACCAGACACCATTTAGGAAAGATGAATGTGAGAGAGTGAAGCTTTGTGGggctagggttttgaatatATCTCAGCTGGAAGGTGACACTGATCCTGAAATTCAGAACTGGGGGGATGATGATAGTAGTTGTTTTGATCCCCCAAGGCTTTGGATGCCGAATGGGTTGTACCCTGGAACCGCATTTACAAGGAGCGTCGGTGATAGTACAGCCGAGAAGATTGGTGTGATTGCTGCTCCTGAGGTCTCAGTTGTTCAACTCACACCTAATCATTTGTTCTTTGTAATTGCTAGTGATGGAGTTTTTGAGTTCCTCTCTAGCCAAACCGTTGTCAATATG GTGTTGAGGTTCACAGATCCTCGAGATGCATGTGCTGCCATTGCTGGAGAATCTTACCGGCTATGGTTAGAACATGAAAACAGAACTGACGacatcacaatcatcatagtaCATATCAAGGGTTTATCAAAT ACAACAGGAAAAGGATCTGCGAATCTGTCCGGGGGATCCGGAATGTACCGATCAGTGAGAAGCAATTTCTCAGATTATCACTCGTGTCAGCTCAACTTCCAAACAGAGCGGAGTCATGCGTTTGTTGTTTCATCTTCAACACATTCCAG TGTCTTAAGCTAG
- the LOC122669954 gene encoding uncharacterized protein LOC122669954 isoform X1, with product MAYQSHHGFCSPIALRMVLLLVGVCLVCYILGPPLYWRLMGDFAASRASCAQCTCDCPLEPIFSLPTGHLNYSLADCGKHDPEMNEEMEKDNIDLLSEELNLLRNVSHDNIEHTKASILEARKTSSQYQKEAEKCNTGMETCEEAREKAEAALIAERKLSELWERRAHEHGWKEQRRSYL from the exons ATGGCTTATCAGTCACACCATGGTTTTTGTAGTCCTATTGCTCTGAGAATGGTCTTGCTTCTGGTGGGTGTTTGTCTGGTTTGTTACATCTTGGGACCTCCATTGTATTGGCGCTTGATGGGGGATTTTGCTGCTTCTCGAGCTTCATGTGCTCAATGCACCTGTGACTGCCCCTTGGAGCCCATCTTCTCTTTACCTACCG GGCATTTGAATTACTCATTAGCAG ACTGTGGTAAACATGATCCTgaaatgaatgaagaaatggagaaggaCAACATAGATTTACTGTCCGAGGAACTAAATTTACTGAGAAACGTAtctcatgataacatagaacaCACCAAAGCATCCATACTAGAAGCAAGGAAGACATCTTCTCAATACCAAAAGGAAGCAGAGAAGTGCAATACAGGAATGGAAACATGTGAAGAAGCAAGAGAGAAGGCTGAAGCAGCGCTAATAGCTGAGCGTAAGCTATCAGAATTGTGGGAGAGACGAGCTCATGAACATGGGTGGAAGGAACAGAGAAGATCATACTTGTAA
- the LOC122669954 gene encoding uncharacterized protein LOC122669954 isoform X2, translating into MAYQSHHGFCSPIALRMVLLLVGVCLVCYILGPPLYWRLMGDFAASRASCAQCTCDCPLEPIFSLPTDCGKHDPEMNEEMEKDNIDLLSEELNLLRNVSHDNIEHTKASILEARKTSSQYQKEAEKCNTGMETCEEAREKAEAALIAERKLSELWERRAHEHGWKEQRRSYL; encoded by the exons ATGGCTTATCAGTCACACCATGGTTTTTGTAGTCCTATTGCTCTGAGAATGGTCTTGCTTCTGGTGGGTGTTTGTCTGGTTTGTTACATCTTGGGACCTCCATTGTATTGGCGCTTGATGGGGGATTTTGCTGCTTCTCGAGCTTCATGTGCTCAATGCACCTGTGACTGCCCCTTGGAGCCCATCTTCTCTTTACCTACCG ACTGTGGTAAACATGATCCTgaaatgaatgaagaaatggagaaggaCAACATAGATTTACTGTCCGAGGAACTAAATTTACTGAGAAACGTAtctcatgataacatagaacaCACCAAAGCATCCATACTAGAAGCAAGGAAGACATCTTCTCAATACCAAAAGGAAGCAGAGAAGTGCAATACAGGAATGGAAACATGTGAAGAAGCAAGAGAGAAGGCTGAAGCAGCGCTAATAGCTGAGCGTAAGCTATCAGAATTGTGGGAGAGACGAGCTCATGAACATGGGTGGAAGGAACAGAGAAGATCATACTTGTAA